The Sinomicrobium kalidii genome contains a region encoding:
- a CDS encoding GNAT family N-acetyltransferase: MKIVTTGPENRDFIALVRHLDADLAVRDGEEHAFYARYNKTNGIEQVVMAYTGNKPLACGAIKAYAPGIAEIKRMYTAPESRGKGIASLVLRELERRAAALSYTKCILETGKKQPEAIRLYEKNGYRIIPNYGPYKGVENSLCFEKLLKP; encoded by the coding sequence ATGAAAATAGTCACGACAGGCCCGGAAAACCGCGATTTTATAGCTTTGGTCCGACACCTTGATGCAGATCTGGCCGTAAGGGACGGCGAAGAACACGCCTTTTATGCCCGGTACAACAAAACAAATGGTATTGAACAGGTGGTTATGGCTTATACCGGTAACAAACCGTTGGCCTGTGGTGCCATAAAGGCATATGCCCCGGGAATTGCCGAAATAAAGCGGATGTATACTGCTCCGGAAAGCAGGGGAAAAGGTATCGCTTCTTTGGTATTGAGGGAACTGGAACGCCGGGCCGCAGCATTATCATATACGAAATGTATTCTCGAAACCGGTAAAAAACAGCCCGAAGCCATCCGGCTTTATGAAAAAAACGGCTACAGGATCATCCCGAATTACGGTCCGTATAAAGGTGTGGAAAACAGCTTGTGTTTTGAAAAATTGCTGAAGCCATAA
- a CDS encoding bacteriocin, whose product MKHLEKYGVEELNENELHQINGGLDLGAVLEVLNGIVDIVNAHMQAAIGAVEEFLSDFLDGIRG is encoded by the coding sequence ATGAAGCATTTGGAAAAATATGGTGTAGAAGAACTGAACGAAAACGAACTGCACCAGATCAACGGAGGTTTGGATCTGGGAGCCGTTCTTGAAGTACTCAACGGGATAGTAGATATTGTCAATGCCCATATGCAGGCCGCTATCGGAGCCGTAGAAGAATTTTTAAGCGATTTTTTAGATGGGATCAGGGGATAA
- a CDS encoding GIY-YIG nuclease family protein, with translation MTKKTFDLEFKGYWRERDGRGLPAYSGVFVVQSYYHDHTRGTVTMKALIYVGKADNIHERVKSHEKRSLWKRKLKPGEGICYSCTPVKKEDQERVTAALIYAHQPLANRVYKDAFPFDTTRVNLRGDYFPLEEKVVVEKN, from the coding sequence ATGACTAAAAAAACGTTTGACCTGGAATTCAAGGGCTACTGGAGGGAGCGGGACGGCCGCGGACTTCCTGCGTATTCCGGGGTGTTTGTAGTACAAAGTTACTACCACGACCATACCCGGGGCACCGTAACCATGAAAGCACTGATCTATGTAGGAAAAGCAGACAACATCCATGAACGCGTAAAAAGCCATGAAAAACGGTCGTTGTGGAAGCGAAAGCTCAAACCGGGAGAAGGGATATGTTATAGCTGTACCCCGGTGAAAAAGGAAGACCAGGAAAGGGTAACGGCAGCCCTGATCTACGCCCATCAGCCATTGGCCAACCGCGTTTATAAGGATGCCTTTCCGTTCGATACGACCCGTGTAAACCTCCGGGGCGACTATTTCCCCCTGGAAGAAAAAGTTGTTGTCGAAAAAAACTGA
- a CDS encoding DNA-binding response regulator, translating to MFKKILVAEDIDSINRGMSAVLQKLGRPEVFHASYCDDAYLKARRAALDGSPFDLLICDLSFKPDHRAEKLTSGQELISVVAGEFPELRIIVYSVEDHPQTVRALWDTGQIHGYACKGRNGLFYLEKAIRTVYGGNNYLSAQVEAAVQHRNFLTLREYELALLKLLANGFTQEEIEERFKKDGIAPSSKSSIEKRLKELKEDFNANTTIHLITILKDLRLI from the coding sequence ATGTTTAAGAAAATTTTAGTTGCCGAGGATATTGACAGTATAAACAGGGGAATGTCTGCTGTTTTGCAAAAGCTGGGAAGGCCGGAGGTATTTCATGCGTCCTACTGTGACGACGCTTACCTGAAAGCAAGACGCGCCGCATTGGACGGTTCCCCTTTCGACCTGTTGATCTGCGACCTGTCTTTTAAACCCGATCACCGGGCGGAAAAACTGACTTCTGGACAGGAGCTTATTTCAGTTGTTGCCGGTGAATTCCCGGAATTGCGAATCATAGTATATTCTGTAGAAGATCACCCGCAAACCGTAAGGGCCTTGTGGGATACCGGTCAAATACACGGTTATGCCTGTAAGGGCCGGAACGGCCTGTTCTATCTTGAAAAAGCCATCAGGACGGTATACGGGGGTAACAACTATCTTTCCGCCCAGGTAGAGGCCGCAGTACAACACAGAAATTTTCTTACGCTTCGCGAGTACGAACTGGCCCTGCTTAAACTTCTGGCCAACGGGTTTACACAGGAAGAAATAGAAGAGCGTTTTAAAAAAGACGGTATTGCACCCAGCAGTAAAAGCTCTATTGAAAAAAGACTGAAAGAATTGAAAGAGGATTTTAATGCGAATACTACGATTCATCTCATTACAATCCTTAAAGACCTGAGGTTGATATAG
- a CDS encoding tetratricopeptide repeat-containing sensor histidine kinase, translating to MKFSFLVLFFIVLAGCDRQGMPLQGTTGKAKDSAAYFYRRSGEDTRDKDEKLLLMNRALTRVADHRDPLLLKILSQKIYLHNTLGQYDSSLYYADELIKFSGLQSDTLYLAKGYYRKSRIFSYLKNPEESFRNAIESKKFYLAVGDSSQVGRRLVEMAIALGHLGDYSGSQENATESLSYLDGKKDSLYLSSAYNRIAISYRKQKLYDYAIEEYKNALRFVSSAKDSIIILNNIANVKRDKSEFDSAVGILTGILDEVSAKNTILRARIIDNLAYTKWLQNPETDVRSALEEALKMRLEKNDMEGLQASYAHLSDFFEPIANARAVAYAKKYLEVSTQYKNPEGQIKALEKLVYLAGPSESQEYAKRYAVLSDSLGIAQLRVKNAFAKIKFDYVREEQQKLKYKTEKEKAELLLKKKKTENLILFTVVIGLAVISYLWYALQRTRAQAKISREKQEAIYNTEIRLSKRVHDELANGVYNVMAQLGEDNSNKEILDKLENIYTLTRDISRENTSIDTGNRFEEELASMLGSYPEGTAKIVILGLEDIPWQEISAEKKIVLYRVLQELMTNMKKYSGATLVAITFAKTPKTLQITYSDNGVGIPSGKLKYGNGLRNTENRILFVKGSITFDTEKGFRAEIQLPC from the coding sequence ATGAAATTCAGTTTTTTAGTACTGTTCTTTATCGTTTTAGCCGGCTGTGACCGTCAGGGGATGCCCCTGCAGGGGACAACGGGAAAAGCGAAGGATTCCGCAGCCTACTTTTACCGGCGTTCCGGTGAAGATACCCGGGACAAGGATGAAAAATTGCTTTTGATGAACCGGGCCTTAACCCGGGTTGCGGATCATCGCGATCCGCTGTTATTAAAAATACTGTCCCAGAAAATATACCTTCACAATACCCTGGGGCAATACGACAGTTCCCTGTATTACGCCGACGAGCTTATTAAATTCTCCGGACTTCAGTCAGATACGCTATATCTTGCCAAGGGATACTACAGGAAGAGCAGAATCTTCAGTTATTTGAAGAACCCGGAAGAAAGCTTTAGAAATGCCATTGAATCAAAAAAATTCTATCTGGCTGTCGGGGACAGCTCCCAGGTAGGGAGGCGCCTGGTGGAGATGGCAATAGCCCTGGGACATTTGGGCGATTATTCCGGTAGTCAGGAAAATGCTACGGAGAGTTTGAGTTATCTGGATGGTAAGAAAGACTCTCTTTATTTATCCAGTGCTTATAATCGTATAGCAATAAGCTATAGAAAACAGAAATTATATGATTATGCCATAGAAGAATATAAAAACGCGTTAAGGTTTGTGTCTTCAGCAAAAGACAGCATTATTATTTTAAACAATATTGCCAATGTTAAAAGGGACAAGAGCGAATTTGATTCGGCTGTCGGGATACTGACGGGGATTCTCGATGAAGTATCCGCTAAAAATACGATTCTCAGGGCGAGGATTATTGATAATCTGGCTTATACCAAATGGTTGCAGAACCCGGAGACGGATGTTCGCAGCGCGCTTGAGGAAGCATTAAAAATGAGACTGGAAAAGAATGATATGGAAGGATTGCAGGCCAGTTATGCCCACCTTTCCGACTTTTTTGAGCCGATAGCTAATGCCCGGGCTGTTGCGTACGCAAAAAAATACCTGGAGGTTTCTACACAATACAAAAATCCGGAAGGTCAGATAAAGGCGCTGGAAAAACTTGTATACCTTGCCGGTCCTTCGGAAAGTCAGGAATACGCCAAACGCTATGCCGTGCTGAGTGACAGTCTTGGTATTGCCCAGCTCAGGGTGAAAAACGCTTTTGCCAAAATAAAATTCGATTATGTCAGGGAAGAACAACAAAAACTAAAATATAAGACCGAAAAGGAAAAGGCGGAGCTTTTGTTAAAAAAGAAGAAAACGGAAAACCTGATCCTGTTTACGGTTGTCATCGGGCTGGCCGTGATCTCGTATTTGTGGTATGCGCTGCAACGCACCAGGGCGCAGGCAAAGATTTCAAGGGAAAAACAGGAAGCCATATACAATACCGAGATCCGCCTTTCCAAGCGCGTACACGACGAGCTGGCCAACGGTGTGTATAATGTTATGGCACAACTGGGAGAGGATAATTCCAATAAGGAGATCCTCGACAAACTGGAAAATATCTATACCCTTACCAGGGATATTTCCCGGGAAAATACCAGCATTGATACCGGCAACAGGTTTGAGGAAGAGCTGGCGTCAATGCTGGGCAGTTATCCTGAGGGAACGGCCAAGATCGTCATCCTGGGCCTGGAAGACATCCCCTGGCAGGAAATTTCCGCAGAAAAGAAGATCGTCCTGTACCGGGTGTTGCAGGAATTAATGACCAATATGAAAAAATACAGCGGGGCCACACTTGTGGCCATAACCTTCGCCAAAACACCTAAAACACTGCAAATCACGTACTCAGACAATGGTGTGGGCATACCTTCGGGAAAGTTAAAATACGGCAACGGGCTCCGGAATACGGAAAACCGTATTTTATTCGTAAAAGGAAGCATTACCTTTGATACTGAAAAAGGCTTTAGAGCTGAAATTCAGTTGCCGTGCTAA
- a CDS encoding ParA family protein has translation MGKIIAIANQKGGVGKTTTSVNLAASLGVLEKKVLLIDADPQANATSGLGISVDDVDTGTYQLLEHTVKAKDAIIRTGSPNVDLIPAHIDLVAIEIELVDKERREYMFKGALDGVEDRYDYILIDCAPSLGLLTLNALIASHSVIIPIQCEYFALEGLGKLLSTIKSVQRSHNPQLDIEGMLLTMYDSRLRLSNQVVEEVRQHFSDMIFDTIVQRNIRLSEAPSYGESIINYDATSKGAASYLSLAHEIISNNITAAQQ, from the coding sequence ATGGGTAAGATCATAGCTATTGCAAATCAGAAAGGCGGGGTGGGGAAAACCACCACCTCGGTAAACCTGGCAGCTTCACTTGGGGTTCTGGAAAAAAAGGTATTACTTATAGACGCAGATCCCCAGGCCAACGCCACTTCCGGACTGGGAATTTCGGTAGATGATGTGGATACGGGTACCTATCAGCTACTGGAACACACCGTGAAAGCAAAAGACGCCATTATCCGGACCGGGTCGCCTAACGTAGACCTGATCCCGGCCCACATAGACCTTGTAGCCATAGAAATAGAACTGGTGGATAAGGAAAGAAGAGAGTACATGTTTAAAGGAGCCCTCGACGGGGTTGAAGACCGGTATGATTACATTCTCATAGATTGTGCACCGTCCCTGGGATTGCTTACGCTGAACGCACTTATTGCATCACACTCCGTTATCATTCCCATTCAGTGTGAATACTTTGCGCTGGAAGGCCTCGGGAAACTGCTTTCCACCATTAAAAGCGTGCAGAGATCACATAATCCCCAACTGGATATTGAAGGAATGCTGCTCACCATGTACGATTCCAGGCTCCGGTTATCCAACCAGGTGGTGGAAGAAGTACGCCAACATTTCAGCGACATGATCTTCGACACCATTGTGCAACGCAACATACGGCTCAGTGAAGCCCCGAGTTACGGCGAAAGTATTATCAATTACGATGCCACCAGTAAAGGTGCAGCAAGCTACCTGAGCCTGGCTCACGAAATTATCAGTAACAACATCACGGCAGCACAACAGTAA